In Vibrio sp. 10N, the following proteins share a genomic window:
- a CDS encoding DUF2860 family protein, with translation MTKFKPLVTAALLTVISQSAIAALAPESGFSGELSLSNARIGDKSNFVASSDPKISSAEEAYDEFWMPLGMVKYTYGANLDKEWFIGTSRNDIAVGMFVLEGGYRQQLQDGSIWSVSYLPTVIGEPIWKNPYVGAEQLEETEAKGQAYRLQIENIAGTLLTLDMAYGSREVNAESSAANLSSQLSNQYDRNSDLYYLKGSYSVEVSQHWALFPSLIYLLDDAKGEAMNNQGAGGELTALFNYDSHSIAATMSYMNHEFSGHNAIFEQSGRIDDKYSAFLAYEYLSLWNIDSLSLISLSGYNATDSSIAFYDSADWITSIGMNFAF, from the coding sequence ATGACCAAATTTAAGCCCCTCGTTACCGCTGCCCTACTTACTGTTATTAGCCAATCAGCAATCGCAGCACTAGCGCCAGAATCCGGCTTTAGTGGTGAACTCTCCCTCAGTAACGCGAGGATCGGCGACAAGTCTAACTTCGTCGCCAGTTCCGATCCCAAAATCAGCAGTGCCGAAGAAGCCTATGATGAATTCTGGATGCCGCTTGGCATGGTCAAATATACCTATGGGGCTAACCTGGATAAAGAGTGGTTTATTGGTACCTCGCGAAACGACATTGCTGTGGGTATGTTTGTTCTCGAAGGCGGGTATCGTCAGCAGCTGCAAGATGGCTCTATTTGGAGTGTTTCCTACCTTCCGACTGTGATTGGTGAACCGATTTGGAAAAACCCTTATGTCGGCGCCGAGCAGCTCGAAGAAACCGAGGCCAAAGGCCAAGCTTATCGCCTGCAGATCGAGAATATTGCCGGCACTTTGCTCACTCTAGATATGGCTTACGGCAGCCGTGAAGTGAACGCAGAAAGCTCCGCTGCCAACTTAAGTAGCCAACTGTCCAACCAGTACGACCGAAACAGCGACCTGTATTACCTCAAGGGCTCTTACAGCGTCGAGGTCAGCCAACACTGGGCGTTATTCCCTTCGCTTATTTACCTCCTTGACGATGCAAAAGGTGAAGCGATGAACAACCAAGGCGCAGGCGGGGAGCTGACCGCGCTGTTTAACTATGACAGCCACAGTATCGCAGCCACAATGAGCTACATGAATCACGAATTCTCAGGTCATAACGCTATCTTTGAGCAATCCGGTCGCATCGACGACAAATACAGTGCGTTCCTCGCTTACGAGTACTTATCACTGTGGAATATCGACTCACTGTCGCTGATTTCGCTTTCTGGCTACAATGCGACCGACTCTTCAATCGCATTCTATGACTCTGCAGACTGGATCACTTCTATCGGTATGAACTTCGCATTCTAG
- a CDS encoding YifB family Mg chelatase-like AAA ATPase, with product MGLSIIYSRASVGVEAPLVTVEVHISNGMPGFTLVGLPETTVKESKDRVRSAIINSRFEFPAKRITVNLAPADLPKEGGRFDLPIALGILAASDQLPHDKLLAHEFVGELALSGELRSVKGVLPAALSANKAQRCLLVPEDNGDQAALVGKENHKSASSLLDVCGYLMGQQALSLVTSEPRIQAPTKTRDLQDIIGQQQGKRALEIAAAGNHNLLFLGPPGTGKTMLASRLCDLLPEMSEDEAMETASVASLTQQEINENNWRTRPFRAPHHSSSMAALVGGGSIPKPGEISLAHNGLLFLDEMPEFERKVLDSLREPLESGEIIISRAQGKTRFPARFQLVGALNPSPTGYYEGNQSRTNPQLILRYLSRLSGPLLDRFDMSIEIPSLPKGTLAEGGDRGETTQVVKQRVLEAREAMLSRSGKVNALLQSREIEHYCRLEKADAEFLENALHRLGLSIRAYHRIIKVARTIADLANEPAIQRAHIAEALGYRAMDRLLKQLSAQAV from the coding sequence ATGGGATTATCGATTATTTATAGTCGTGCCAGTGTGGGCGTCGAAGCACCATTGGTGACGGTAGAAGTGCATATCAGTAATGGCATGCCAGGCTTTACACTGGTAGGACTTCCTGAGACTACCGTAAAGGAATCTAAAGATAGAGTTCGCAGTGCGATCATCAATTCGCGGTTCGAATTCCCGGCTAAAAGAATCACCGTTAATCTAGCCCCTGCCGACCTACCCAAAGAGGGAGGGCGATTTGATTTGCCGATTGCGCTGGGAATATTGGCCGCTTCTGATCAATTGCCGCACGATAAGCTTTTGGCGCATGAGTTTGTTGGTGAATTGGCGCTATCGGGCGAGCTGAGGTCGGTGAAAGGGGTATTACCTGCGGCGCTCTCCGCTAATAAAGCGCAGCGATGCTTGTTGGTCCCGGAAGATAACGGTGATCAAGCGGCGCTCGTCGGTAAAGAAAATCATAAGTCAGCCTCATCACTGTTGGATGTGTGTGGTTATTTAATGGGGCAGCAAGCTCTCTCGTTGGTGACCAGTGAGCCTCGTATCCAAGCGCCGACGAAAACACGCGATTTGCAAGATATAATCGGCCAGCAGCAAGGTAAGCGCGCGTTGGAAATTGCTGCGGCAGGAAATCATAACTTACTCTTTCTCGGCCCTCCTGGTACCGGTAAAACCATGCTGGCTTCTCGTTTATGCGACTTACTGCCAGAGATGAGTGAAGATGAGGCTATGGAGACCGCTTCCGTTGCGTCACTGACCCAACAAGAAATCAATGAAAACAACTGGAGGACTAGGCCATTTCGCGCTCCCCACCACTCAAGCTCGATGGCTGCGTTAGTTGGCGGTGGATCCATTCCTAAGCCGGGGGAGATCTCGTTGGCGCACAACGGTCTGCTGTTCCTTGATGAAATGCCAGAATTTGAGCGCAAAGTCCTAGACTCACTTCGTGAACCATTGGAATCGGGTGAAATTATCATTTCTCGAGCTCAAGGAAAGACGCGCTTCCCGGCTCGATTCCAACTGGTTGGTGCCTTGAACCCCAGTCCTACTGGTTACTACGAAGGCAATCAATCCAGAACCAATCCACAGCTCATTTTACGTTATTTAAGTCGACTCTCCGGACCCTTACTGGATAGATTTGATATGTCGATAGAGATCCCCTCGCTTCCCAAAGGCACTTTAGCTGAGGGCGGAGATAGGGGAGAAACAACACAAGTTGTTAAACAACGTGTTTTGGAGGCAAGAGAGGCGATGTTGTCGAGAAGTGGCAAAGTGAATGCTCTGTTGCAAAGTCGCGAGATAGAGCATTATTGCCGCCTAGAAAAAGCCGATGCCGAATTTTTGGAAAATGCCCTGCATCGGTTAGGTTTGTCGATTCGCGCGTATCATCGCATTATTAAGGTCGCGCGAACGATTGCCGATCTTGCCAATGAGCCCGCTATTCAGCGAGCTCATATTGCAGAGGCTCTCGGCTATCGCGCTATGGATAGGTTGCTAAAACAGCTCAGCGCTCAGGCTGTGTAG